The proteins below come from a single Dinghuibacter silviterrae genomic window:
- a CDS encoding response regulator — MNILLIEDNQKIAELVKKGFREQSHNLDIVYDGIHGLRQALDDEYDVVILDLIIPGLDGLEVCRRIRRFKNDLPILILTALGTTLDKVKGFESGADDYLTKPFHFDELLARVQALWRRSQRITPELIYKVANLEVDAYKKTVHRAGKEISLTAREFAMLELLIMNKNRVLSRMSISDAIWGIHQQKNTNIIDVYINYLRAKIDKGFSPQLIHTVIGMGYVLRDE; from the coding sequence ATGAATATCTTGTTGATCGAGGACAATCAGAAAATAGCAGAGCTGGTCAAAAAGGGATTCAGGGAACAGTCTCACAATCTGGACATTGTATACGATGGTATCCATGGATTACGGCAGGCACTGGACGACGAATACGACGTTGTCATCCTGGACCTGATCATACCCGGTCTGGATGGACTGGAAGTATGCAGGCGCATCCGCAGGTTTAAAAACGACCTGCCGATCCTGATCCTAACGGCCCTGGGCACTACCCTGGACAAGGTGAAAGGTTTTGAAAGCGGAGCAGACGACTACCTCACCAAACCGTTTCACTTCGACGAGCTGCTGGCGCGCGTCCAGGCGCTCTGGCGCAGAAGCCAGCGGATCACGCCGGAGCTGATCTACAAGGTCGCCAACCTCGAAGTGGACGCCTATAAAAAAACCGTCCACAGGGCCGGGAAGGAAATCAGCCTCACCGCCAGGGAGTTCGCGATGCTGGAATTGCTGATCATGAATAAGAACAGGGTGTTGTCCCGGATGTCGATTTCCGATGCGATCTGGGGCATCCACCAGCAAAAGAACACCAACATCATCGACGTCTACATCAACTACCTCCGGGCCAAGATCGACAAGGGTTTTAGCCCGCAACTCATCCATACGGTCATCGGGATGGGATATGTGCTGAGGGACGAATAA
- a CDS encoding RagB/SusD family nutrient uptake outer membrane protein: protein MKRYTFLSAAILLFCSCNKLMNNIQPKDQLSGSVVYSSVSEANLGVLGVYSAWDPEYVNQIGSEVADECRIGLANTGAGLAVGISGPGQVLFPWAFSSQSSEILAPWTNGYEVINDANLVLSALPAVPVTNTSDSLEKLELQGELLAIRAFAHFDLYRVYAYSGIYDSTALAIPYVTTTNIYSLPARPATGAFFTQLKADMSAAESLIGSSNGLYRMNLVALYALEARVALYTEDWTTAISRSATVINAVPLATQAQFPATWTDAGASEEIFSLLRTTQSVVRPGDLWYNIPYGVYLFNPAKALMSLYDTVNDVRYHSYFATDSSLIASGELPDIIVKYEGAAGARNVNNLKVLRTGEQYLIRAEAYAQSDNLSAGAADLNILRAQRITGYQPVTFSNKANLLAAIFQERYKELCYEGHRLYDLKREGANVQRATIDLPPGVTNGTLTSSSMYYYIPIPLTEVNANPHILPNNPGW from the coding sequence ATGAAGCGCTATACATTTCTCTCCGCGGCGATCCTGCTGTTTTGCTCCTGTAACAAGCTCATGAACAACATCCAACCCAAAGACCAGCTCAGCGGCAGCGTTGTCTATTCCAGCGTCAGTGAGGCCAACCTGGGGGTTCTGGGGGTCTATTCCGCCTGGGATCCGGAATATGTCAACCAGATCGGGTCGGAAGTGGCCGACGAATGCCGGATCGGCCTCGCTAATACCGGCGCAGGTCTCGCGGTGGGTATCTCGGGGCCGGGTCAGGTCCTGTTCCCCTGGGCCTTCTCCTCGCAGTCCTCAGAGATCCTGGCACCCTGGACGAACGGCTACGAGGTGATCAATGATGCCAACCTCGTGTTGAGCGCCCTTCCCGCTGTTCCCGTGACCAACACCAGCGACAGTCTGGAAAAACTGGAGCTCCAGGGCGAGCTGCTGGCGATACGTGCCTTTGCGCACTTTGACTTGTACCGGGTCTACGCCTACTCCGGGATTTATGATTCCACTGCCCTGGCAATACCCTATGTGACCACTACAAATATCTATAGCCTGCCCGCCAGGCCGGCCACCGGCGCGTTCTTCACCCAATTGAAAGCGGATATGTCCGCCGCGGAGTCCCTGATCGGGAGCAGTAACGGGTTGTACCGCATGAACCTGGTCGCCCTCTACGCCCTGGAAGCCCGGGTGGCCCTGTACACAGAGGATTGGACGACCGCGATCAGCCGGTCGGCCACGGTCATCAACGCGGTGCCTTTGGCCACCCAGGCCCAATTCCCGGCCACCTGGACGGACGCCGGGGCCTCGGAAGAAATATTCAGCCTGCTCCGGACCACCCAAAGCGTCGTCCGTCCCGGGGACCTTTGGTACAATATTCCCTACGGGGTTTATCTGTTCAATCCGGCCAAGGCCCTGATGAGCCTATATGATACTGTAAACGACGTCAGATACCACAGCTATTTTGCTACGGACTCCTCCCTGATTGCCAGTGGCGAATTGCCGGACATCATTGTCAAATACGAGGGCGCTGCCGGCGCCCGGAACGTGAACAACCTGAAGGTGTTGAGGACAGGGGAACAATACCTGATCCGCGCCGAGGCGTATGCCCAAAGCGACAACCTGTCCGCCGGAGCGGCCGACCTGAATATCCTGAGGGCTCAGCGGATCACGGGCTACCAGCCGGTCACATTTTCCAACAAGGCAAACCTGCTCGCGGCCATCTTCCAGGAAAGGTACAAGGAGCTGTGCTACGAAGGACACCGCTTATATGACCTAAAACGGGAAGGCGCGAATGTTCAACGGGCCACCATCGACCTGCCGCCCGGGGTGACCAATGGTACACTGACGTCTTCTAGCATGTACTATTACATTCCCATACCCCTGACAGAGGTGAATGCCAATCCCCATATATTGCCCAACAACCCCGGATGGTAA